The genomic DNA CGACTCGACCGCGAAGCGGATGCGGTTCTCCGCCGGGCCGCCGTAGGCGTCGGTGCGGCGGTTGGCGCCGTCGGCGAGGAACTGGTGGATGAGGTACCCGTTGGCGCCGTGCAGTTCCACGCCGTCGAAGCCCGCCTCGATCGCGTTGCGTGCGCCGGCCGCGAAGTCCCGGACGATCTCGCCGATGTCGTCCACGGTCAGCTCGCGCGGCACGGGGTGCGGCAGCAGCCCCTGGTCGTTGGTGAACAGCGACTCGCCGGACGCCACCGCCGACGGCGCTTCCGGAAGCTCGCCGTCCGGATAGAGGTAGGGGTGGCCGATGCGGCCGGCGTGCAGGAGCTGGAGGAAGATCCGGCCCCCGGCGGCGTGCACCCGGTCGGTCACCTTCCGCCAGGCGGCGACCTGGGCGGCGGTGTGGATGCCGGGCGTCTGGATGTAGCCCTGGCCGCGCACGCGGGGCTGGGTGCCCTCGGTGACGATCAGCGCGGCGCCGGCCCGCTGCTCGTAGTAGTCGGCCGTCAGCCCGGACACCACGCCGCCGTCCGCGGAGGCCCGGGAGCGGGTCATCGGGGCCATCGCCAGCCGGTGCGGGAGGTCGAGGCGGCCGATCCGTACGGGGGTGAAGATCTCGTTCGTCATGTCTTCGACGCTAGGTACGGGGGAATGCCCGCCGGATCCGTAGCGCTTCGGTACTCGGATACGTGACCCTGCCGCCGACCCGCCACGTAGGTGTGACTGGATGACTTTGTACGGGCGTCAGAAGGAACTGGCCGCGCTCGACGCGCTGCTCGGCGCCGCCGCGGACGGCCGCGGGCAGAGCCTCGTGCTGCGCGGCGAGGCCGGGATCGGCAAGTCGTCGCTGCTCGCGTACGCCGAGGGCGAGGCGCGGCGGCGCGGCTTCACCGTGCTGCGTGCGGTGGGCTGGGAGGCCGAGCGGGGGCTCGCGTTCGCGGCGCTGCACCAGTTGCTGCGGCCGGTGCTCGACCGCGCCGGCACGCTGCCGCAGCCGCAGGCGGACGCGCTGGCCGCCGCGGTCGGCACCGGTGCGGCCGAGGGGCCCGACCGGTTCCTCGTCGGGCTCGCGGTGCTGTCGCTGCTCGCCGAGGTGGGCGACGGCGAACCGGTGCTGTGCCTGGTGGACGACGCGCAGTGGATCGACGAACCGTCCGCGGACGCACTGCTGTTCGCCGCCCGCCGGCTGGGCGTGGAGCGCGTCGCGCTGCTCTTCGCCGCCCGCGACGACGCCGGCTTCCCCGCCGCCGGGCTGCCGCAGTCGGCGCTCTCCCGGCTCGGCCGCGACGACGCGCTGGCGCTGCTGGCGGGGCTCGACGTGCCCGCGGCGGTACGGGACCGGGTGCTGCGCGAGTCCCTCGGGAACCCGCTCGCACTGCGCGAGTTCGGCGCCTCGGGACCGGCGGCCGCCGGCCGCCCGCAGGCCGCCGGGCAGCCGCTGCCGGCCGCCGACCGGGTACTGGCGGCGTACCGCGGCCGGGTGCTGGCACTGCCGGAGCGGACCCGGCTGATGCTCCTCATCGCCGCCGCCGACTCCCGCAGCACTCTGCGGTACCTGGTCGCCGCAGCCGAGCGGCTGGAGGTGGAGCTCGCGGACCTGGCGGCGGCGGAGCAGCAGGGACTCGTCGCCGTGGTCGGGGGGTTCGTCGAGTTCCGGCACCCCCTGATCCGTACCGCCGCCTACACCTCCGCCCCGCACGCCCGCCGCGTCGCCGTGCACGAGGCGCTGGCCACCACCTCCGGCGATCCGGACTGCCGCGCCCGGCACCTGGCGTCGGCCGCGACGGGGCCCGACGAGGAGGTCGCCGCCGAGTTGGCCGACTGTGCGAAGCGGGCGCTGGCCCGTGGCGGCCCGGCCGCGGCGGCGGACACGTACGCGGAGGCCGCCCGCCTCACCCCGGACGCGGCTCCGCGGGTGCGGCGGCTGACGGCGGCGGCGTGGGCGGCACAGCAGGCGGGGCACGCGGAGCAGGCGGCGGAGCTGGCGGAGGAGGCGTACAAGCAGACGGCGGACACGGACCGGCGCGCGGAGCTGGCGTACGTGCGCTCCTTCTGGCTCTTCGAGAAGGACGCCGCGCCGGAGGCCGGGGCGCTGCTGATCTCGCACGCCGCGGACTCGCGCGCGTACGGGCGGGAGATGCTGCGGGCGGCGGCGACGTACGCGTGGTTCGGTGGGGACGTCGCGGCGCTGCACCGGGCGGCGGACCTGCTGGAGGGGTACGGGGACGCGCCCGGCGCCGACGCCCGGCGCGCGGACCGCGCCGTGCGCGGGCTCGCGCACATGGCTGCGGACGACTTCGCGCGCGGGCTGCCGCCGGTCGCCGACCTGCTCGACGAGGCCGCCGTCGGCAGCGCGACCCGCCTCCAGGCGATCTCCTCCGCCTCGCTGCTCCCCGACGACGTCCAACTGCCCGTGATCACCGAGGAGATCGACTTCGCCCGCGGCGACGGCATCATCGGCCGGCTGCCGTACCTGCTGCACGTGCTGGCCCGCCAGCAGCTCTACGCTGGCGACCACCGCGAGGCGGCGCGCACGGTGACCGAGGCCGCCGCGATCGCCCGCGACACCGGGCTGGCGATGCGCATCGGCCGGCTGCACAACCTGCTGGCGCGCATCCCGGCGATCGCGGGCGACGAGGAGCGCGTACGGACCCTCGTGACCCCCGGCATGAACGCGGGCGGCAACTACGGCGTCACCGCCCTCGCCCTCCTCGACCTGGGCCGCGGCCGCTACGAGGACGTGCTGAAGCGGCTGGCGGAGGCCCGCGCGGGGGCGGCGCGGTACAGCGCGGCGCTGCTGTTCGCGACGGCGGACGAGGTGGAGGCGGCGGTCCGCCTGGGCGCCCGGGACCGGGCGCTGCCGCCGGCCCGCCGCTTCGCGGCGTGGGCGGCGGCGAGCGGGCAGCCGTGGGCGCGGGCGGTGGCGCTGCGCAACGAGGCGCTGCTGGTGGCCGCGGACGCGGGCGGGGCCGCGAAGGCGGAGGCCGCGTACGCGGAGGCCGTACGCCTGCACACGGAAGCCGTCGGCCGCCCCTTCGAACGGGCCCGCACGGAGCTGCTGTTCGGCGAGCACCTGCGCCGCGAGCGCCGCCGCACGGAGGCCCGTACCCACCTCCGCACCGCGCTCCGGCTCTTCGACGGCCTCGCCGCCGCCCCCTGGTCCGACCGCGTCCGCGCCGAACTCCGCGCGGCGGGCGAGGCCCAGGCCACGGCCCGCGCCACCGCTCAGGACCCGGCGGACCGCCTGACCCCGCAGGAGCTCCAGGTCGTCCGGCTGGCGGCGGAGGGCACCAGCAGCCGCGAGATCGCCGCGCGGCTCTTCCTCTCCCCCCGCACGGTGGAGTACCACCTCTACAAGGCGTACCCGAAGCTCGGCGTCACCTCCCGCCGCGAACTCCCCGCCGCCCTGGCCCCGCCCGCCTCCCCGGAGCCGTAGTCACGGCCGCAGGCCCGCGAAGAGCACGGTCAGGAGGCGCTCGGCCTGGGCGTCGTCGCGGGTGCGGGTGCGGAGCCAGGACGCGGCGCTGATAAGCGCGAAGACGTCGTCAGGGGTGATACCGGGGCGGATGGCCCCGGCGGCGTGGGCGCGGGCGGTGAGGGTGCTGCCGGCGGCGGAGAGGCGTGCGCAGGCGGCGTGGAGTTCGGAGCCCTTGTCCTCGTGGCTGCCGAGGAGTTCCTCCGCGAGCCCGCTGTAGCCGGCGCCGTGTTCGGCCACGGCGCGCATCCAGCGGGTGAGCTGGTCGAAGGCCGGCGGGGGCGGGGTGGCGGCCAGGAGGTCGTCGCCGAGGGCGAAGAGGGCGTCGTGGCGGTCGCGCAGCAGGGCGCTGAGCAGGGCGCGGCGGTTGGGGAAGTGGGCGTAGAGGGTGCCGATGGCGACGCCTGCGCTACGGGCGATCTTCTCCAGCGAGGCTTCCGTGCCCTGCTCCTGGAACGCCTTGTCCGCTTCGGCGAGCAGCCGCAGGCGGTTGCGCTGGGCGTCGGCGCGTTGGCGGCGGGGGCGGGGCGGGTGCGCGCGGGCGGTGTCCGACATAACTTGAGGGGTCCTCGAATAAGCGTGGTAGATTTTTCTTGAGACCACCTCAGGTTACTTGGAGGAGCGGATGATCCTCGTCATGGGCGCCACCGGCACCATCGGCCGGCGCCTGATCCGGATGCTCGGCGAGACGGGCACCCCCTTCCGGGCGCTGGTGCGGGACGAGGCCAAGGGCCGCGCCCTGGGGTGCGACTTCGCCGTCGGCGACCTCGACCGCCCCGCCTCCCTCGCGCCCGCCCTCGACGGCGCCGACCGCCTCCTGCTGAACAGCGGCGGCGCGCTCCCGGTGGCCGGACGGCAGCCGATGGTGCGGCAGCAGACCGCGGCCGTCGACGCGGCGCGGGCCGCGGGGGTGTCGCGGATCGTGAAGGTGTCGGCCTGGCGGCCGACGCCGGAGGCGAAGCTGTCGGTGCGGGCGCACTGGGAGATCGAGCAGCACCTGAAGTCCTCCGGCGTCCCGTGGTCGCTGCTGCGGCCCACCGGCTACATGCAGAACTTCTTCACCGGCGAGGGCGGCTTCACCGCCGAGCGGGCGGTCTCGGGCCCGTACGGGCAGGGGCGGGTCGCGTACATCGACGCGTACGACATCGCCGCCTGCGCGGCCGTCCTGCTGACGGGACCGGACGGCGAGGGCCTGGCCTACGACCTCACCGGACCCGAGGCGCTGACGCACGAGGAGATCGCCGCGAAGCTGGGCGTCCCGTTCCACGACCAGTCACCCGCGGAGGCGGGCGCGGAGCTGCGCGCCCGGGGGCTGCCCGGCTGGTTCGTGGACGATCTCCTGTGGCTCTACGCGGACATGGCGTCGGGCGGCGTCTCCGAGGTGACGACGGCGGTACGGACCCTGACCGGCCGCGCGCCCCGCGGCTTCGACGAGTTCCTGGCCGCGCAATCCCTGTGACTACGTGAAGGAGTACTCCAGCTCGGGCAGCTCGAAGCCCTGCTCGAACACGCAGATCCGTTCGTCGGTACGGACGGCGCCGTGGCGCTCGTAGAAGGAGACCGCGCGCGTGTTGCCGCGCAGCACCTCCAGGTAGACGGTCCGCCCGGGGTGCGCGGCGGCGGCCCACGCGCGGGCGTGCCGCAGCAGCCGGCTCCCGATGCCGCCGCCGGTGCGGCCGGGCCTGGCGTGCAGGTTGTCCAGGAGGAGACGGCCGTCGGGGCGCGGGAGGAGATACGCGAACCCGAGCAGTTCGGCGCCGGCCACGGCCACGAACAGCCCCGCGCCGGGCGGCGGCCCGTCGAGCCGGCCGCGCCAGACGGCCAGCCGGTCGTCGTCCAGGGGGCCGCTCAGGAAGTCGCCGGGCATGATCCCCGCGTACGCGGTGCGCCAGCTCTCCGCGTGCAGCGCCGCGATCTGCTCGGCATCGCCCCGTACGCCCGTTCTGATCTCCATGGGGCCCAGTCTCGCGTACGAATTCCGCGCGGCGCCCCTCGGGGGGGGCGGCACAATCGGGGACGTGGGGACGGACATCCGGGGATTCGTGGAGTGCCGCACGTGGGGTCCTGGCCTCGCCGTCGACGAGACGGCGTGGTATCCGGCCATCGAGCTGTCCATGCTGGGCGTGACCAGGGACTACGAGGCTTTCGCCTGCCTGTTCGGCGTCCGGGACCTCAGCGGCCACTGGCGGCCGGTCAGTTCCGGCCGGGGGCTGCCCGGTGACGTATCGGAGGCGGTCCGCGCGAAGCACGCGTCGTGGGGAGAGGCCGCGTTCGGCGCCACCTGGCTGGGCTGGCACGAAGTCCTCGCCATCGACTGGGACGAGCCGGCGATCCCCCGGGCGACCACCGTCGCCCGGTACCGGCGGCTGCCGGACGGTGGGCTGGAGCTGCTGCACCGGGACGACTGGAGCCGCGGGTTCGCGCGGGCCAGCGGCGTCGACACCCTGGCCGCCGATCCGGACCGCGTCGCCGAGCTGTGGGCCGAGGGCACGGAATGGGACGCCGGCACCCTGGTCTTCCGGGTCGAACGCGCACGGCGTCGCGACGCCGTACCCGCCGACGGCTTGTGGCACCCGGTGTGGACCGTCATGCGCGCGCTCACCGGTGTCCACGGCGACGGGAACGTCCGCCTGGCGGTGTGGTTCGAGGAGTAGTCCCGCGGTCCCCCGCCGGTGGGAAACGGCGAGGCGGAGGCGGTGGTGGGCGCCTAGGCTCCGAGGTCATGGGTGCGAGTGCGGGTGAGCGTGTACGGCCGTTCCGGATCTCCGTGCCGGAGAGCGACCTCGACGATCTGCGGTACCGGCTCGACCGGACGCGGTGGCCCGACGAGTTGCCGGGAGCCGGGTGGGAGTACGGCGTACCGCGGGAGTATCTGCGGGAACTGGTGCGCTACTGGCGGCACGCGTACGACTGGCGGGCCGCGGAGGCCCGGCTGAACCTCTGGCCGCAGTTCATGACCACCATCGATGGCGCGGACGTCCATTTCGCGCACATCCGCTCGCCGGAACCCGACGCCACGCCGCTCGTCATCACGCACGGCTGGCCGGGCTCCATCGTCGAGTTCGAGCGGATCGCCGGGCCGCTCTCCGATCCCCGGGCGCACGGTGCCGATCCCGCGGACGCCTTCCACCTGGTGCTGCCGGGCATCCCCGGGTTCGGGTTCTCCGGGCCCACGCGGGAGAAGGGCTGGGAGCACCGGCGGGTGGCGGCGGCGTTCGGGGAGTTGATGCGGCGGCTGGGGTACGGGCGGTACGGGGCGCAGGGCGGTGACTGGGGGGCGGCGGTCTCGCGCGAGCTGGGGCGGCTCTGCGGCGACCAGGTCATCGGGGTGCACCTGAACCTCATCCCCGGGGCCGGGGCGACCGCCGAGCCGGCCGCGGACGAACTCGCCGCCCTCAGCCCCGCGGAGCGCGCACGCACCCTCGCCTCCTGGGCGCGGTTCCAGGCGTGGAGCCGCGAGCAGCAGGGCTACGCCGACCTCCAGTCCACTCGTCCGCAGACCCTCGCCTACGCGCTCACCGACTCGCCCGTCGGCCAGCTCGCCTGGATCGCGGAGAAGTTCAAGGAGTGGACGGACTCGGCCGACCGGCCCGAGGACGCCGTCGACCGCGACCACCTCCTGACCAACGTGATGCTCTACTGGCTGACCGGCACCGCCGGATCCTCCGCCCGCATCTACTACGAGCGCGCCCACGCCGCCTACCGGGGGCAGCCGCCGGAGCGCTCGGCCGCCCCCACCGCGTTCGCCGCCTTCCCGCGGGAGAACTTCGTCGTCCTGCGGCACCGGGCGGAACGTACCGACAACATCGTCCGCTGGACCGAGTTCGACCGCGGCGGCCACTTCGCCGCGATGGAGCAGCCGGATCTCCTCACCGGCGACATCCGCGCCTTCTTCCGCGGCCTGCGCGACGCAAGCACCCCCTGACGCGCCGCTGCGCGTCCGCCCGTCAGGCGGCCCCGTCGTACACCAGCAGGCCGTCCTCCCGCAGCCGCGCCCCCGGCGTGACCCGGTGGGGCGTCAGCCGGCCGTCGTGGGACAGGTGCAGGACCGGGGTGCCGTGGGCCAGGACCGCGGCGTCGGCGATGAGGCGGCGGTGGCAGCGCCACCAGAGGTGCTCGGCGCACATCACCGCCGTCCGTGCCGTCGCCGCCTCGTGCAGGAGGCCGGTCAGCGCCGCGGTGAAGCGCGGGTCGCGGGTGTAGCCGGCGTAGCCGCGGAAGGAGGCGTTCTCCCAGTACGTGTCCGGGGAGCCGGGCGCCGCCCTGCGGAAGCCGCCGAGGCGCGGCTCCCAGCGGTACGCGATGTCCGTATCGGGCAGCCACCGCGCCAGGGCGTCGCGGGCCACGTCCGGGTTGCGGCGGCTGCCGGGGGCGGTGCGCACGTCGACCACCGACCGGACGTCCGCGCCGTGCAGCAGGGCGGCGAGCCGGTCGCGGTCCGCGGTACCGTGGCCGACCGTCAGCAGCGGCGCGGGCCCGCCGTCGCCGCCGGGTCCGCCGTCCCCGTAGCCGTCCGTCACGTACCGGCGGGGGCCGCGCGCGGCACCGCCGTGTCCTCGACCGCTTCGGGGGAGAGCTTCCGCATGGCCTCAGTCTTCAGCAACCGGCGGCCCGCCGCGCGGCGAGGCGCCGGTCAGTCCCGTTTGCAGATCCGGTCCAGCAGGTTCGCCGTCGCCCGCTGGATCACGCTGTTCACGTGGTCGGGACGGTCCAGCGCCGGCGACCACGCGAACGTGCCCGCCGCGAAGACCAGCCCGCCCGCCGGCGTCTCGTACAGCGACGTCTCCTGATACCGCCGCATGCCGCGCGAGTCCGGGTACGGCGAGTGGGCCAGCAGCTTGCGCCCGGTGTGCTTCGGCAGCGGGGCGCGCGGGAAGTAGCGGTCCGCCTCGCCCGCGACCAGGCCCGGCAGTTCGTCGCCCTCCAGGGCGCCGGTCGCCTCCCACAGCCAGTGGTCGGCGTTCCGTACGACCAGGGGGCGCGGCTCCGGCACCCGGCCCACGTACTGCACGCCCAGCAACTCCTGCTCCGGCGCGCCCTGTTCGCGCCAGAGCGCCGGGCGGCCCGGGCCCTGGCGCTTGGTGCAGTGCAGCAGCCGGTCGGGCTCGCCGGCCGCGGAGGGGGCGAGGCCGACCTGCCAGTACATGGTGTTGGCGGAGAGGAACACCAGCGACGTGCCCGCCTCCCTGGCCTTCTCCGCGGCCCGGCGCATCGGCACCGACCAGTACTCGTCGTGGCCGGGGAAGACGATGCCGCGGTAGCGCGTCGGGTCGATCCGGCCGGCGTGCAGGTCGCGGGCGTCCGCGTACGCGAGGTCGTAGCCGTAGCGCTCGGCCCAGCGGATGAAGTCGTAGGCGTGGCCGGCGTGCAGCGGCAGCCCGGCGCCGGCGTAGGGCCGGTCGAAGGAGACCGTGGTGGCCGCCTCCGGCTCGCCGAGGAGGCAGCCCTCGTCGTCCCAGGCGTGGTAGAGGCTGGCGCCCGTACGGCCGTCCTCCGGGTAGAGGTTGTACGCCTGCCACGTCACGTCCGGCAGCAGCAGGAGCAGGTCGGCGGGCTCGGTGGAGCGGACGGTGAACGGCGCGTGCGAGCGGTGGCCGTCGGCGGTGGTGAGCACGGCGACGTACGCGCCGGGGGAGAAGTACGACGGGATCTGCAGCCGCCAGGACAGCCACCAGTGGTGGCAGGAGACCGTCCGCCCGGCGGCCAGCGGCACCGGCTGCACGATGCCGGCGAGCCGCGGGCTGCTCGTCACCTTCGCGGCGCCGTCGCCCGCGTAGTGGCCGATGCGGTAGATGTCGACGGCGAACTCCTGCGGCGGGTCGACGGAGATGCGGAAGTCGACCGATTCGCCGGGCTCGGCGCAGGAGGGCGCGGCGAATCCCTTGATCTGCTGGAGTACGTCGTTCGCGAGATGGACCCCGCCGTCGCCGGTGGTGGCGGCGTCGACGTACCAGGGGACGAGGCGGCCGTCCTCGAAGGACTCCTCCCCGGCGTGCAGCCACGGCAGCGGCCCCGCCGCGAACGGATCGGAGACGGCGTGCGCGAGCGCCCCGGACTCCCATCGCCGGATGCTGTCGTGAACCACGGGCCGATCCCCTCCCTCGCCCCCGCGTGGGTCGGCGAGTCCAGGACATCACATAACGCGAACAGGTCTTCACGGAACGCCGACATTCGTTCGACATGACGCCCGTGCGAGGGTGACGGTTCCGGAAACCGTCAGGTCAGACCAGGAGAACCGGCTTCTCGGCCCGTACCCCCGCGGCTGTCAGCCAGGAGCGCAACTGGGTGTCGTCGCGGGTCTCGACCAGCGTGCGGACCGCCGCCGCCGGGCTGCCGCCGCGGCGGGTGCGCAGCACGGGGCCGTCGAGCCAGTCGAGTCCCGGGGCGGCGCCCGCGGTGTCGACGGCCGCACAGCAGACCATCGCGAGGACGTGGTCCACGAGGAGTTCGCGGCCGGTACGGGGCGGGATCAGCGGCGGCGCGCCGCCGGCCGGTGCGTTCTCCTGCTGCACCCGGGCGAGGGCGGCGCCGATCCGGTCGGCCTCCTCCGGGCCCGCGGTGAGCCGGTCCACGACGCGGGCGAGCGTGCCGCGGTCGGGGCGGCCCGCGGGCTCCGGGCAGTCTTCGAGCCGGTCGAGCACGGCGTGCAGCCGGGCGGCCTCCAGCCGCCACTTGCGGTCCACGACCTCGTCGGGGTACTGGTCCCAGCTCACCCCCGCGAACCCGGCCGCCGGCTCCCCGCCGACCACGGCGCCGACCGCCGCGCCGCCGGGCCCGCTGAACAGCTCCGCGGCCAGCAGCGACGCCGCCTCGTCCACCATGCCGGGCTCCTCCAGCAGGTCGCAGGCGGGGCGCTCGCCCAGCCGGGTGGCGAAGCCCTCGGCGAGGCGGTCGCGGCGGGACAGCTCGGTGAGGGCGGAGACGACGCCCGCGTTGAGCCGGGAGGGCCAGCGGCCCATGCGCCAGGCGGGCAGCGCGACCCGGGTCAGCAGCCGGTCCCAGCCCGCGTAGGCGAGCCCGACCTGCTCCTGCGCGACGATCCGCAGCCCGTAGTCCACGGCCTGGGCCCGCTCGGCCGCGGCGGCGGCGACGGCGCGCTCCATCTCGACGGGGTGCTCGCCGCAGGCGCGCAGCAGCAGCCGCGCGATGCCGCCGGTGAACCGCCGCCAGAGCCGGGCCGCGCGGGCGCGGGGGCCCAGGCGGGCGGGGCCGGGGGCCGGGTGGGGGCCGGCGGCGTACGGA from Streptomyces sp. CMB-StM0423 includes the following:
- a CDS encoding alkene reductase codes for the protein MTNEIFTPVRIGRLDLPHRLAMAPMTRSRASADGGVVSGLTADYYEQRAGAALIVTEGTQPRVRGQGYIQTPGIHTAAQVAAWRKVTDRVHAAGGRIFLQLLHAGRIGHPYLYPDGELPEAPSAVASGESLFTNDQGLLPHPVPRELTVDDIGEIVRDFAAGARNAIEAGFDGVELHGANGYLIHQFLADGANRRTDAYGGPAENRIRFAVESVRAVGEAIGADRTALRISPGNNANGVTESDAAEVYAALVAALAPYPLAYLHVLEATPELRGVTEQVRRGWAGPLMLNSMHHGGGDPVEDAEQLLAAGTADIVALGARWLANPDLLARARAGGPYNEADEATYYGGDHRGYTDYPALAPLAPSAG
- a CDS encoding ATP-binding protein, producing the protein MTLYGRQKELAALDALLGAAADGRGQSLVLRGEAGIGKSSLLAYAEGEARRRGFTVLRAVGWEAERGLAFAALHQLLRPVLDRAGTLPQPQADALAAAVGTGAAEGPDRFLVGLAVLSLLAEVGDGEPVLCLVDDAQWIDEPSADALLFAARRLGVERVALLFAARDDAGFPAAGLPQSALSRLGRDDALALLAGLDVPAAVRDRVLRESLGNPLALREFGASGPAAAGRPQAAGQPLPAADRVLAAYRGRVLALPERTRLMLLIAAADSRSTLRYLVAAAERLEVELADLAAAEQQGLVAVVGGFVEFRHPLIRTAAYTSAPHARRVAVHEALATTSGDPDCRARHLASAATGPDEEVAAELADCAKRALARGGPAAAADTYAEAARLTPDAAPRVRRLTAAAWAAQQAGHAEQAAELAEEAYKQTADTDRRAELAYVRSFWLFEKDAAPEAGALLISHAADSRAYGREMLRAAATYAWFGGDVAALHRAADLLEGYGDAPGADARRADRAVRGLAHMAADDFARGLPPVADLLDEAAVGSATRLQAISSASLLPDDVQLPVITEEIDFARGDGIIGRLPYLLHVLARQQLYAGDHREAARTVTEAAAIARDTGLAMRIGRLHNLLARIPAIAGDEERVRTLVTPGMNAGGNYGVTALALLDLGRGRYEDVLKRLAEARAGAARYSAALLFATADEVEAAVRLGARDRALPPARRFAAWAAASGQPWARAVALRNEALLVAADAGGAAKAEAAYAEAVRLHTEAVGRPFERARTELLFGEHLRRERRRTEARTHLRTALRLFDGLAAAPWSDRVRAELRAAGEAQATARATAQDPADRLTPQELQVVRLAAEGTSSREIAARLFLSPRTVEYHLYKAYPKLGVTSRRELPAALAPPASPEP
- a CDS encoding TetR/AcrR family transcriptional regulator — protein: MSDTARAHPPRPRRQRADAQRNRLRLLAEADKAFQEQGTEASLEKIARSAGVAIGTLYAHFPNRRALLSALLRDRHDALFALGDDLLAATPPPPAFDQLTRWMRAVAEHGAGYSGLAEELLGSHEDKGSELHAACARLSAAGSTLTARAHAAGAIRPGITPDDVFALISAASWLRTRTRDDAQAERLLTVLFAGLRP
- a CDS encoding NmrA family NAD(P)-binding protein, whose protein sequence is MILVMGATGTIGRRLIRMLGETGTPFRALVRDEAKGRALGCDFAVGDLDRPASLAPALDGADRLLLNSGGALPVAGRQPMVRQQTAAVDAARAAGVSRIVKVSAWRPTPEAKLSVRAHWEIEQHLKSSGVPWSLLRPTGYMQNFFTGEGGFTAERAVSGPYGQGRVAYIDAYDIAACAAVLLTGPDGEGLAYDLTGPEALTHEEIAAKLGVPFHDQSPAEAGAELRARGLPGWFVDDLLWLYADMASGGVSEVTTAVRTLTGRAPRGFDEFLAAQSL
- a CDS encoding GNAT family N-acetyltransferase → MEIRTGVRGDAEQIAALHAESWRTAYAGIMPGDFLSGPLDDDRLAVWRGRLDGPPPGAGLFVAVAGAELLGFAYLLPRPDGRLLLDNLHARPGRTGGGIGSRLLRHARAWAAAAHPGRTVYLEVLRGNTRAVSFYERHGAVRTDERICVFEQGFELPELEYSFT
- a CDS encoding epoxide hydrolase family protein is translated as MGASAGERVRPFRISVPESDLDDLRYRLDRTRWPDELPGAGWEYGVPREYLRELVRYWRHAYDWRAAEARLNLWPQFMTTIDGADVHFAHIRSPEPDATPLVITHGWPGSIVEFERIAGPLSDPRAHGADPADAFHLVLPGIPGFGFSGPTREKGWEHRRVAAAFGELMRRLGYGRYGAQGGDWGAAVSRELGRLCGDQVIGVHLNLIPGAGATAEPAADELAALSPAERARTLASWARFQAWSREQQGYADLQSTRPQTLAYALTDSPVGQLAWIAEKFKEWTDSADRPEDAVDRDHLLTNVMLYWLTGTAGSSARIYYERAHAAYRGQPPERSAAPTAFAAFPRENFVVLRHRAERTDNIVRWTEFDRGGHFAAMEQPDLLTGDIRAFFRGLRDASTP
- a CDS encoding DUF488 domain-containing protein — its product is MTDGYGDGGPGGDGGPAPLLTVGHGTADRDRLAALLHGADVRSVVDVRTAPGSRRNPDVARDALARWLPDTDIAYRWEPRLGGFRRAAPGSPDTYWENASFRGYAGYTRDPRFTAALTGLLHEAATARTAVMCAEHLWWRCHRRLIADAAVLAHGTPVLHLSHDGRLTPHRVTPGARLREDGLLVYDGAA
- a CDS encoding N,N-dimethylformamidase beta subunit family domain-containing protein, yielding MVHDSIRRWESGALAHAVSDPFAAGPLPWLHAGEESFEDGRLVPWYVDAATTGDGGVHLANDVLQQIKGFAAPSCAEPGESVDFRISVDPPQEFAVDIYRIGHYAGDGAAKVTSSPRLAGIVQPVPLAAGRTVSCHHWWLSWRLQIPSYFSPGAYVAVLTTADGHRSHAPFTVRSTEPADLLLLLPDVTWQAYNLYPEDGRTGASLYHAWDDEGCLLGEPEAATTVSFDRPYAGAGLPLHAGHAYDFIRWAERYGYDLAYADARDLHAGRIDPTRYRGIVFPGHDEYWSVPMRRAAEKAREAGTSLVFLSANTMYWQVGLAPSAAGEPDRLLHCTKRQGPGRPALWREQGAPEQELLGVQYVGRVPEPRPLVVRNADHWLWEATGALEGDELPGLVAGEADRYFPRAPLPKHTGRKLLAHSPYPDSRGMRRYQETSLYETPAGGLVFAAGTFAWSPALDRPDHVNSVIQRATANLLDRICKRD